The following are encoded in a window of Bacillus xiapuensis genomic DNA:
- a CDS encoding ABC transporter permease — protein sequence MAKYFGKRFLYMLLSLLVIITATFFLMRLAPGNPFTSEKKLPPEIEANLNAHYGLDEPWYVQYADYLQKIAVWDFGPSFKYKGQTVNDLISEGFPVSLVLGLEAIFIALALGVLLGVLAALYHNKWQDYLSMIVAVIGISVPSFIMAAVLQYVFAIKLQALPVARWDSFAHTILPALALAATPLAFIARLTRSSMLEVLANDYIKTAKSKGLSRAVITVKHAIRNALMPVVSYLGPLSAGIITGSFVIEKIFGIPGLGSHFVTSIQNRDYTVIMGVTTFYSILLLLSIFIVDMIYGLIDPRIKLRSQKKGA from the coding sequence GTATATGCTTTTATCCTTGTTGGTGATTATCACGGCAACCTTTTTTCTGATGAGGCTGGCGCCTGGGAATCCGTTTACCTCCGAAAAGAAGCTGCCTCCGGAAATTGAAGCGAATTTAAATGCGCATTATGGACTGGATGAACCATGGTATGTGCAGTACGCAGATTATTTACAGAAAATTGCGGTGTGGGATTTCGGGCCTTCTTTTAAATATAAAGGACAAACGGTGAATGACTTAATCAGTGAAGGCTTTCCGGTCTCGCTAGTATTAGGATTAGAAGCGATATTTATCGCTTTAGCGCTCGGAGTTTTATTAGGCGTCTTAGCGGCTTTATATCACAATAAATGGCAGGATTATTTATCCATGATTGTGGCAGTAATCGGGATTTCCGTACCATCATTTATAATGGCGGCCGTTTTGCAATATGTATTTGCGATTAAGCTGCAAGCGCTGCCGGTCGCACGCTGGGACAGCTTTGCCCATACCATTTTGCCGGCACTGGCTTTAGCAGCAACACCGCTTGCTTTTATAGCCCGCTTAACACGATCCTCCATGCTTGAGGTGTTGGCCAATGACTATATTAAAACGGCGAAATCGAAAGGATTAAGCCGCGCGGTGATTACTGTCAAGCATGCAATCCGCAATGCGCTGATGCCGGTCGTGTCCTATCTGGGGCCGTTATCGGCAGGAATCATCACCGGAAGCTTTGTGATTGAGAAAATTTTCGGTATCCCGGGGCTGGGATCACATTTTGTCACCAGCATCCAAAACCGTGATTACACAGTCATCATGGGTGTGACGACTTTCTACAGTATTTTGCTTCTTCTCTCTATTTTCATAGTGGATATGATTTATGGACTCATTGATCCGAGAATTAAATTAAGAAGCCAGAAGAAGGGGGCGTAA
- a CDS encoding ABC transporter permease, whose protein sequence is MNVVPNKDNRFEIVGPQGDAAEKIEKPSISFWKDTWLRFKKNKLAMFGAVLLAMLLFMAIAGPYMVKYDYATNDLMNANQPPSGEHWFGTDDLGRDVFVRTWQGARISLFIGIAAAFIDLVIGILWGGIAGYKGGRVDEIMMRIADILYGIPNLLMIIIFMVVLGQGLGTMILAMTITGWISMARIVRGQVLQLKNQEFVLASRTLGASAKRILFKHLIPNTMGPILVTLTLTIPTAIFTEAFLSFLGLGLNPPLASWGTMANDGLSALEYYPWRLFFPATFICLTIFAFNVIGDGLRDALDPRMRK, encoded by the coding sequence ATGAATGTGGTGCCTAATAAGGATAACAGATTTGAAATTGTCGGACCTCAAGGGGATGCTGCTGAAAAAATTGAAAAACCGAGCATTTCATTTTGGAAGGATACTTGGCTCCGCTTCAAAAAAAATAAACTGGCGATGTTCGGAGCCGTTCTTCTGGCCATGTTATTATTTATGGCCATCGCCGGACCTTATATGGTCAAATACGATTATGCGACGAATGATTTAATGAACGCCAATCAGCCTCCTTCCGGTGAACACTGGTTCGGCACAGATGACCTCGGCCGCGATGTCTTTGTCCGCACATGGCAAGGAGCGAGAATTTCCTTGTTTATCGGCATAGCCGCTGCTTTCATTGACTTAGTGATCGGCATCCTGTGGGGCGGAATCGCCGGCTATAAAGGAGGCCGTGTCGATGAAATCATGATGAGGATTGCAGATATATTATATGGAATTCCTAACTTATTAATGATCATTATATTCATGGTTGTTCTTGGCCAGGGACTCGGCACAATGATTTTGGCCATGACGATTACCGGGTGGATAAGCATGGCGCGGATTGTTCGCGGACAGGTGCTGCAGCTGAAAAATCAGGAGTTTGTCTTAGCTTCGCGAACATTAGGGGCAAGCGCCAAACGAATTTTGTTTAAGCATCTGATTCCTAACACGATGGGGCCCATTTTAGTTACCCTTACATTGACGATTCCGACTGCTATTTTTACAGAAGCCTTTCTAAGCTTTTTAGGATTAGGATTAAACCCTCCGTTAGCCAGCTGGGGAACAATGGCCAATGATGGTTTGTCGGCTCTGGAGTATTATCCGTGGAGATTGTTTTTCCCTGCCACCTTTATTTGCTTAACGATATTCGCGTTTAATGTGATCGGAGACGGATTAAGAGATGCTCTTGATCCTCGAATGAGAAAATAG
- a CDS encoding ABC transporter ATP-binding protein, which translates to MGKLLEVKNLEVGFKTHSGYVQAVRGVSFDLEKGETLAIVGESGSGKSVTTQAIMKLIPIPPGEIRSGEILLDGEDIVSKTPKEMEKILGKDISMIFQDPMTSLNPTMKVGAQITEVLIKHKDMNKEQAHQRAIELLQLVGIPKAEARVKQYPHQFSGGMRQRVMIAIALAASPKLLIADEPTTALDVTIQAQILELMKKLKKEMGSSIIFITHDLGVVANVADRVAVMYAGQIVEIGTADEIFYDPRHPYTWGLMASMPSLDSVEQEALEAIPGTPPDLTNPPVGDAFAPRNAYAMQIDYEEEPPMFQVSPTHFAKTWLLHPDAPKVEPPEAVRSIQKKLAGTFEIPVMVKGE; encoded by the coding sequence ATGGGAAAATTACTGGAAGTCAAAAACTTAGAAGTCGGTTTCAAAACGCATAGCGGCTATGTACAGGCGGTAAGAGGTGTCAGCTTTGACTTGGAAAAGGGCGAGACGCTGGCCATCGTGGGAGAATCAGGTTCGGGGAAAAGTGTCACCACGCAAGCCATTATGAAGCTGATTCCTATCCCGCCAGGTGAGATCCGCAGCGGGGAAATTTTGCTTGACGGTGAAGATATTGTGTCTAAAACGCCGAAAGAAATGGAGAAAATTCTTGGCAAAGATATAAGTATGATCTTTCAGGACCCGATGACGTCTTTAAACCCAACGATGAAAGTCGGCGCCCAAATTACTGAGGTATTAATAAAGCATAAGGATATGAATAAGGAGCAGGCTCATCAGCGGGCGATTGAACTTTTGCAGCTAGTAGGCATTCCCAAGGCGGAAGCGAGGGTGAAACAGTACCCTCATCAATTCTCCGGCGGGATGAGGCAGCGGGTTATGATTGCGATTGCGCTGGCTGCTAGCCCGAAGCTGCTGATTGCCGATGAACCTACGACAGCGTTAGACGTAACCATTCAGGCGCAGATTCTGGAATTAATGAAGAAATTGAAGAAAGAAATGGGCTCATCCATTATTTTTATTACCCATGACTTGGGAGTTGTAGCCAATGTCGCAGACCGTGTAGCTGTTATGTATGCCGGACAGATTGTTGAAATCGGCACGGCTGATGAAATCTTTTATGATCCAAGACATCCATATACATGGGGATTAATGGCTTCCATGCCGAGCTTAGACAGCGTGGAGCAAGAGGCATTGGAGGCGATTCCCGGAACGCCGCCTGATTTAACAAACCCTCCGGTTGGTGATGCTTTTGCCCCGCGAAATGCCTATGCCATGCAAATCGATTACGAAGAGGAGCCGCCAATGTTTCAAGTGTCGCCCACCCATTTCGCCAAAACGTGGCTGCTGCATCCGGATGCCCCTAAAGTCGAACCGCCGGAAGCGGTGCGCAGCATTCAGAAAAAGCTGGCGGGAACCTTTGAGATTCCTGTCATGGTGAAAGGGGAGTAA
- a CDS encoding ABC transporter ATP-binding protein has product MMEKLVEVKGLKQYFHAGTPNEVRAVDDISFDIYKGETLGLVGESGCGKSTTGRTIIRLYDATDGEVLFDNQNVHSKKSKKELKELHRKMQMIFQDPYASLNPRMKVSDIIAEGIDIHGLAKTKAERMERVYKLLETVGLNREHANRYPHEFSGGQRQRLGIARALAVEPEFIIADEPISALDVSIQAQVVNLLQKLQKEKGLTYLFIAHDLSMVKYISDRIGVMYFGKLVELAPSDTLYKQPLHPYTQSLLSAIPFPDPDYERNRVRKVYHPDVHQYAPGEELMMREVAPGHYVYCSESELEEYRANYHHDLQLSK; this is encoded by the coding sequence ATTATGGAAAAATTGGTTGAAGTGAAAGGGCTGAAGCAATACTTTCATGCCGGCACGCCGAATGAAGTGCGGGCGGTTGATGATATTTCTTTTGATATTTACAAAGGAGAAACGCTTGGACTTGTTGGAGAATCGGGATGCGGCAAGTCGACGACGGGAAGGACGATTATTCGTCTATATGATGCGACGGATGGCGAGGTGCTCTTTGATAACCAAAATGTGCACTCGAAGAAATCGAAGAAGGAATTGAAAGAACTGCACCGTAAAATGCAAATGATCTTCCAGGATCCGTATGCTTCCTTGAATCCGCGAATGAAGGTATCGGATATCATTGCAGAAGGAATCGACATTCATGGATTAGCAAAGACCAAGGCCGAACGGATGGAGCGGGTATATAAACTGTTAGAAACCGTCGGGCTGAATCGAGAGCATGCCAACCGCTATCCTCATGAATTCTCAGGCGGACAGCGCCAGCGGCTTGGCATTGCCCGCGCTCTCGCTGTGGAGCCTGAATTTATCATTGCCGATGAACCGATTTCAGCGCTGGATGTATCGATTCAAGCGCAGGTTGTGAACCTCTTGCAAAAGCTGCAAAAGGAAAAAGGACTGACGTATTTATTTATCGCTCATGATTTATCGATGGTTAAGTATATTAGCGACCGCATTGGGGTCATGTATTTCGGCAAGCTGGTCGAGCTTGCTCCGAGCGATACATTGTACAAACAGCCTTTGCATCCATACACACAATCCCTGCTTTCTGCTATTCCATTTCCTGATCCGGATTATGAGAGAAACCGGGTGCGAAAGGTGTATCATCCCGATGTCCATCAATACGCTCCAGGTGAAGAGCTCATGATGAGAGAAGTCGCTCCAGGCCATTATGTTTATTGCTCGGAAAGTGAACTGGAGGAGTATCGGGCGAATTATCATCATGATCTTCAGCTCAGTAAATAA
- a CDS encoding GNAT family N-acetyltransferase has translation MHWYEKLNQYFPIEEMKSQEHMEVLLKERSDVYHKDEGPNHVLIYVEFDEFLFIDYLFVSKHARGQGLGHQLIEKLKKKDKPIILEVEPINYEDTDTEKRLNFYAREGFEHASSIGYRRRSLATNEVNHMEILYWSPNHESEEKIYESMVKTYHHIHKYKDEEMYGAAFDPVDQVLSFGENQKEDILKKLN, from the coding sequence ATGCATTGGTATGAAAAATTGAATCAATATTTTCCGATTGAAGAAATGAAATCGCAAGAACATATGGAAGTGCTTTTAAAAGAGCGCAGCGATGTATACCATAAAGATGAGGGGCCGAATCATGTCCTCATTTATGTTGAATTTGACGAGTTTTTATTTATTGATTACTTGTTTGTCTCCAAGCACGCTCGGGGGCAGGGGCTGGGGCATCAGCTTATTGAAAAGTTAAAGAAAAAAGACAAACCCATTATTTTGGAAGTCGAACCGATTAATTATGAGGATACAGATACGGAGAAAAGGCTGAATTTCTATGCGCGCGAAGGTTTTGAGCACGCTTCAAGCATCGGCTACCGCCGCCGTTCGCTGGCGACAAATGAAGTGAATCACATGGAAATTTTGTATTGGTCTCCCAACCATGAATCAGAAGAAAAGATATATGAGAGCATGGTGAAAACATATCATCATATTCATAAATATAAAGATGAAGAAATGTACGGCGCAGCGTTTGATCCGGTTGATCAAGTGCTGTCGTTTGGAGAAAATCAGAAAGAGGATATTCTGAAAAAATTAAATTGA
- the spxA gene encoding transcriptional regulator SpxA produces the protein MVTLYTSPSCTSCRKAKAWLEEHEIPYVERNIFSEPLSIEEIKEILRMTEDGTDEIISTRSKIFQKLNVDLETLPLQNLFELIQNNPGLLRRPIIMDEKRLQVGYNEDEIRRFLPRKVRTFQLLEAQRLVN, from the coding sequence ATGGTTACACTATATACTTCACCTAGTTGTACTTCCTGCCGTAAAGCGAAAGCTTGGTTAGAAGAACACGAAATCCCTTATGTTGAAAGAAATATTTTTTCCGAGCCTTTGAGCATCGAAGAAATTAAGGAAATATTGAGAATGACTGAAGATGGCACGGACGAAATCATTTCCACCCGCTCGAAGATCTTCCAAAAGTTAAATGTGGATCTCGAGACACTGCCGCTTCAAAATTTGTTTGAATTAATTCAAAATAATCCTGGATTGCTTCGCCGTCCGATTATTATGGATGAGAAACGATTGCAAGTCGGCTATAACGAGGATGAAATTCGTCGATTCCTTCCAAGAAAAGTCCGCACATTCCAATTATTGGAAGCGCAGCGGTTGGTCAACTAA
- the mecA gene encoding adaptor protein MecA: MEIERINDHTVKFYISYIDIEERGFDRDEIWYNRERSEELFWDMMEEVHDEEDFTVDGPLWIQVQALDKGLEILVTQANLTKDGQRIELPLPGDKYRDFPVEDRLEELLDEHFNDDEEEADESPLEFLLAFRDFEDLIHLSKRSDLTGFSTQLYSMDHIYYLYVEFPDDHFDEEDIENKLSILLEFAHESNKSIHMLQEYGKCVMERDVFSTVRQYFH; this comes from the coding sequence ATGGAAATCGAACGCATTAATGACCATACTGTTAAGTTTTACATTTCTTACATTGATATAGAGGAGAGAGGCTTTGACCGCGATGAGATTTGGTATAATCGCGAGCGCAGCGAGGAGCTTTTTTGGGACATGATGGAGGAAGTCCACGATGAAGAGGACTTTACCGTTGATGGCCCGCTTTGGATTCAGGTCCAAGCCTTGGATAAAGGGCTAGAAATTTTAGTTACACAAGCAAATTTAACGAAGGATGGACAACGCATTGAACTGCCGCTTCCTGGCGATAAATACCGGGATTTTCCGGTGGAGGACCGTTTAGAGGAATTGCTGGATGAACATTTCAATGATGATGAGGAAGAGGCGGATGAGTCGCCATTGGAGTTTCTGCTTGCGTTTCGCGACTTTGAAGATTTGATTCACTTGAGCAAACGTTCTGATTTAACTGGATTCAGCACGCAGCTGTACTCCATGGATCATATATATTATTTATACGTTGAGTTCCCTGATGATCACTTTGATGAAGAGGATATAGAGAATAAGCTGAGTATACTCCTTGAATTCGCACATGAATCCAACAAGAGCATCCACATGCTTCAGGAATATGGAAAATGTGTGATGGAGCGGGATGTTTTCTCGACGGTTCGTCAATATTTCCATTAA
- the cls gene encoding cardiolipin synthase, with protein sequence MKNTIKVLIFISALLFIYFLWFDQYIDGLLKYTSLFLTLSVMIISFSIFFQNRQPTQTITWLVVLGAFPLFGFIFYLLFGRNYRKERMFKKKYILDKKSYQQYKFSHSKEDLKRHFKKYGKHTVYPLAERLGSSGISFHTETRVLTNGEATFSAIKEELKKAKHHIHLEYYIVRSDGIGNEIKDILIEKAKSGVKVRFLFDAVGSWTLPKAYIEEMRSAGIEMISFGPVKLPILNNKFNFRNHRKIIVVDGKVGFVGGLNIGDEYLGKAAHIGFWRDTHLYVKGEAVRTLQLIFLQDWYYMTNDSFITPGYLTPEPKNEVKRTGGVQMIAGGPDNEWSVIKNIFFSMIAQAEEFVWIATPYFIPDDDILSALKIAALSGIDVRLLVPSRPDKHIVFHASRSYFPELLEAGARIFEYNKGFMHSKFIIVDGEIASIGTANMDMRSFHLNFEVNAFLYHTESIESLVKDFTNDIRESTELTVDDFRSRPIGYRLLESTSRLLSPLL encoded by the coding sequence ATGAAAAACACGATTAAAGTACTGATTTTTATCAGCGCTTTATTATTTATTTATTTTTTATGGTTCGATCAATACATAGATGGACTGCTGAAATATACGAGTCTGTTTCTTACCTTGTCCGTGATGATTATTAGTTTTTCAATTTTCTTTCAGAACCGGCAGCCGACTCAGACCATTACTTGGCTGGTCGTGCTCGGAGCTTTTCCTCTGTTTGGCTTCATTTTTTACTTGCTTTTTGGGAGGAATTATCGCAAGGAGCGGATGTTTAAGAAGAAATATATTCTTGATAAAAAGTCTTATCAGCAATATAAATTCTCCCACTCCAAGGAAGATTTGAAGCGGCACTTCAAAAAATACGGGAAGCATACGGTTTATCCTCTTGCGGAGAGGCTCGGCAGCAGCGGGATTTCCTTCCATACGGAGACTAGGGTACTGACGAATGGCGAGGCAACTTTTTCAGCTATTAAAGAAGAATTAAAAAAAGCAAAGCATCATATTCATTTGGAATATTATATCGTACGCTCCGATGGAATCGGCAATGAGATCAAAGACATATTGATCGAGAAAGCGAAGAGCGGTGTGAAAGTTCGTTTTTTATTTGATGCTGTCGGCTCCTGGACCTTGCCGAAAGCATACATAGAGGAAATGCGTTCGGCGGGGATAGAGATGATTTCGTTTGGACCGGTGAAGCTGCCGATATTAAACAACAAATTTAACTTTAGAAATCACCGCAAGATTATTGTCGTAGATGGAAAGGTTGGGTTTGTCGGCGGCTTGAATATTGGGGATGAGTATTTAGGCAAAGCCGCGCATATCGGCTTTTGGCGCGACACTCATTTGTACGTCAAAGGTGAGGCCGTCCGCACGCTGCAATTAATCTTTCTGCAGGATTGGTATTATATGACGAATGACAGCTTTATTACGCCGGGTTATTTAACGCCGGAGCCAAAGAACGAAGTGAAAAGAACAGGCGGCGTTCAAATGATCGCCGGCGGTCCTGACAATGAATGGAGCGTCATTAAAAATATATTCTTTTCGATGATTGCCCAGGCCGAGGAATTTGTATGGATTGCAACTCCTTATTTTATTCCGGACGATGACATTTTATCTGCGCTGAAGATAGCGGCATTGAGCGGAATCGATGTCAGGCTGCTCGTGCCTAGCCGGCCGGATAAACATATTGTATTTCATGCTTCCCGCTCCTATTTTCCTGAGCTGCTGGAAGCGGGAGCGCGGATTTTCGAGTATAATAAGGGGTTTATGCACAGTAAGTTTATCATTGTAGACGGCGAAATTGCGTCGATCGGCACAGCGAACATGGATATGAGAAGCTTCCATTTAAACTTTGAAGTGAATGCTTTTTTATACCACACAGAGAGCATAGAATCATTAGTAAAGGATTTCACCAACGATATACGCGAATCGACTGAATTGACGGTTGATGACTTTCGCAGCCGGCCCATCGGTTACCGCTTGCTGGAATCGACCTCCCGCTTGCTCTCGCCGCTGCTCTGA
- a CDS encoding competence protein CoiA translates to MLMALDQQGTVINLAKKIPRQRLMELKQSSFYCPQCRQRVMLKAGTMKIPHFAHRPSSSCRSFSENESERHLKGKADLYRWLSRFGEAQLEAFLPEICQRPDLLAKGKVAVEFQCSSISSDVFSARTQGYQRHQYVPFWIYGGAPVVRYGEFFRFTAFQRLFFQYTPAFGFWFLAYCPKREEFTFYSHLTPYSTSLYLASVQVMPRRHASFPPSFSPHAAPPAFSLSHWLKQKNAWIQKQLYYKQGIQHPLMKAVYQMGGNPFLLPEWLGVPVRYMALLKNHPLEWQFYLWKELFLHTLEPSTEQAVTVLEKQISKGRLELNTFPLISPLRLHHLAEAYINLWKTAGHRSLKGAAHMYEQMKREKRLAEVYGEMIRNQLFL, encoded by the coding sequence ATGCTCATGGCGTTAGACCAGCAGGGAACAGTAATCAATCTGGCGAAAAAAATACCGCGCCAAAGGCTTATGGAGCTGAAGCAATCTTCTTTTTATTGTCCGCAATGCCGCCAGCGCGTCATGCTGAAAGCCGGAACGATGAAAATTCCTCACTTTGCCCATCGGCCGTCCTCATCCTGCCGCTCGTTTTCCGAAAATGAATCCGAGAGACATTTGAAGGGAAAGGCCGATTTATATCGTTGGCTCAGCCGCTTTGGAGAAGCGCAGCTTGAGGCATTTTTGCCGGAAATTTGCCAGCGTCCAGACTTGCTGGCAAAGGGAAAAGTAGCGGTGGAATTTCAATGCTCGTCTATTTCTTCGGACGTATTTTCCGCCAGAACACAAGGATATCAGCGTCATCAGTATGTTCCGTTTTGGATTTACGGAGGGGCGCCCGTGGTCAGATACGGAGAGTTTTTTCGTTTTACCGCGTTTCAGCGGCTGTTTTTTCAGTATACACCCGCATTTGGATTTTGGTTTCTGGCCTATTGCCCCAAAAGGGAAGAATTCACATTCTACTCTCATTTGACCCCTTACTCCACTTCGCTTTATTTAGCTTCTGTACAAGTAATGCCCCGCCGGCACGCATCCTTTCCTCCATCCTTTTCACCGCATGCAGCACCCCCTGCCTTCTCGCTGTCACATTGGCTTAAACAAAAGAATGCATGGATTCAAAAGCAGCTGTATTACAAGCAGGGCATTCAGCACCCTTTGATGAAGGCAGTGTATCAAATGGGAGGGAATCCTTTCCTGCTGCCTGAGTGGCTCGGTGTTCCCGTTCGTTATATGGCTTTATTGAAAAACCATCCGCTGGAATGGCAGTTTTATTTATGGAAGGAGCTTTTTTTGCATACACTAGAGCCTAGTACAGAACAAGCTGTGACAGTGCTCGAAAAACAAATCTCAAAAGGGAGGCTGGAGCTGAATACTTTTCCGCTGATATCTCCGCTTAGGCTGCATCATTTAGCAGAAGCGTATATAAATTTATGGAAGACAGCCGGCCATCGAAGCTTAAAGGGCGCCGCGCATATGTATGAACAAATGAAGAGAGAGAAAAGACTGGCCGAGGTATACGGCGAAATGATAAGAAATCAGCTTTTTCTTTGA
- the pepF gene encoding oligoendopeptidase F, which translates to MTNNQASKQLPSRDEVPEELTWRLEDIFSSDDEWEKEFQAVKELCAKAQTFQGTLGASAEQLYQFFTYQDELLERMGKLYTYSHMRYDQDTTNSHYQGMDDRAKNLYTQIAQALSFAVPELLAMDEEKLQSFIQSDDKLKIYKQAIAEINLQRPHVLSAAEESLLAQASEVTSASSNTFGMLNNADLEFPVIENEEGEDVQITHGRFIQLMESDDRRVRKEAFKAVYDTYGKFKNTFASTLSSQVKKDNFYARVRRYESARAAALSNNNIPETVYDHLIQTIHKHLPLLHRYIKLRKKVLGVEELHMYDLYTPLVKDVKMKVTYDQAKEYLINGLAPLGQEYVNKLKEGLESRWVDVVENKGKRSGAYSSGAYGTNPYILMNWQDNVNNLFTLAHEFGHSMHSYYTRSSQPYVYGNYSIFVAEVASTCNEALLNDYLLKHLDDEKKRLYILNHYLEGFRGTVFRQTMFAEFEHMIHEKAQRGEALTAELLTQIYYELNQKYFGDEMVIDQEIGLEWARIPHFYYNYYVYQYATGFSAATALSAQILKEGQPAVDRYINQFLKAGSSDFPIEVLKKAGVDMTTATPIEEACRVFEQKLEEMEELLS; encoded by the coding sequence ATGACAAATAATCAGGCAAGCAAGCAGCTGCCTTCAAGAGATGAAGTGCCGGAGGAATTAACGTGGCGGCTTGAGGACATTTTTTCAAGCGATGACGAATGGGAAAAAGAATTTCAGGCCGTGAAAGAGCTTTGTGCAAAAGCGCAGACCTTTCAAGGGACACTGGGAGCGAGTGCGGAGCAATTATATCAGTTTTTCACTTACCAAGATGAACTGCTGGAACGGATGGGGAAACTATATACATATTCCCATATGAGGTATGATCAGGATACGACCAACTCACACTATCAGGGGATGGATGACCGGGCTAAAAATTTATACACGCAAATTGCCCAAGCGCTTTCCTTTGCTGTTCCTGAATTGCTGGCGATGGACGAGGAAAAGCTGCAATCGTTCATTCAGAGTGACGACAAGCTAAAGATCTACAAACAAGCGATTGCAGAAATCAACTTGCAGCGGCCGCATGTGCTGTCAGCAGCCGAAGAAAGCTTACTGGCTCAAGCTTCTGAAGTAACAAGCGCTTCCAGCAACACATTCGGCATGCTGAACAATGCTGATCTTGAATTCCCCGTGATCGAGAATGAAGAGGGGGAAGATGTGCAAATTACACATGGCCGCTTTATTCAATTAATGGAATCTGACGACCGCCGCGTTCGTAAAGAAGCCTTTAAAGCGGTATATGATACTTATGGCAAATTTAAAAATACATTTGCCAGCACCTTAAGCAGCCAAGTAAAAAAAGATAACTTCTACGCCCGGGTACGCCGCTATGAAAGCGCCCGCGCAGCGGCTTTGTCGAACAATAATATTCCGGAAACCGTGTATGACCACCTGATTCAGACCATTCATAAGCATTTGCCTTTGCTTCATCGTTATATTAAGCTGCGCAAGAAAGTGCTTGGTGTGGAAGAACTCCATATGTACGATTTATACACGCCGCTAGTAAAGGATGTTAAGATGAAGGTCACATATGACCAAGCGAAGGAATATTTAATCAATGGTTTGGCGCCGCTTGGACAAGAGTATGTGAACAAGCTAAAAGAAGGATTGGAAAGCCGCTGGGTGGATGTAGTGGAGAATAAAGGAAAGCGCAGCGGAGCATACTCTTCAGGAGCTTACGGCACAAATCCGTATATTTTGATGAATTGGCAGGATAACGTCAATAACTTATTCACGCTCGCCCATGAATTTGGACACAGCATGCACAGCTACTATACGCGCAGTTCCCAGCCATATGTATATGGCAATTATTCGATTTTTGTGGCGGAGGTAGCTTCTACATGCAACGAAGCGCTATTAAACGATTATTTGCTGAAGCATCTTGATGATGAGAAAAAGCGTTTATATATTCTCAATCACTATTTAGAAGGATTCCGCGGCACCGTATTCCGGCAAACAATGTTTGCTGAATTTGAGCATATGATTCACGAAAAAGCACAAAGAGGTGAAGCATTAACGGCGGAATTGCTGACGCAAATTTATTATGAACTGAACCAAAAATACTTTGGCGATGAAATGGTGATTGATCAAGAGATTGGACTGGAGTGGGCGAGAATTCCTCACTTTTACTATAATTATTACGTTTATCAGTATGCGACCGGCTTCAGCGCAGCAACCGCTTTAAGCGCACAAATTCTGAAGGAAGGACAGCCGGCTGTTGACCGCTATATTAACCAATTTTTGAAGGCGGGAAGCTCGGATTTCCCAATTGAAGTGCTGAAGAAGGCAGGAGTGGATATGACGACAGCCACACCAATTGAGGAAGCCTGCCGTGTTTTTGAACAAAAGCTTGAAGAAATGGAAGAATTATTATCCTAA